Proteins encoded within one genomic window of Tolypothrix bouteillei VB521301:
- a CDS encoding M20 family metallopeptidase encodes MLTRIKDLASTLAPRLIEIRRHIHAHPELSAQESQTAAFVAGVLSSSGLSVKEGVGKTGVVGELRGTGNSERLLAIRADMDALPICEQTALDYASRTPGIMHACGHDVHTTVGLGTAMVLSQIAEELPGKVRFLFQSAEEIAQGANWMVADGAMKDVSGILSVHVFPSIPAGSIGVRYGALTAAADDLEIIIIGESGHGARPHEAVDAIWIASQVITSLQQAISRTQNPLRPVVVTIGKIEGGRAPNIISDKVQLLGTVRSLHPETRANLPEWIEKIVKSVCHSYGAKYQVNYRQGVPGVQNDYFLTQLLQSAAEEAWGSDRVQVLPESSLGAEDFSVYLEHAPGSMFRLGVGFKDRILNYPLHHPLFDVDESAIITGVVTLAYSAYKYWQEV; translated from the coding sequence ATGCTTACTCGCATCAAGGATTTAGCGAGCACACTCGCACCTCGTTTAATTGAAATTCGCCGTCACATCCATGCTCATCCAGAACTGAGCGCTCAGGAGTCACAAACAGCTGCCTTTGTTGCTGGAGTTTTATCTTCGAGTGGTCTTTCCGTCAAAGAAGGCGTTGGCAAAACTGGTGTTGTTGGAGAACTCAGAGGAACTGGCAATTCAGAGCGATTATTGGCAATACGTGCTGATATGGATGCTTTGCCAATTTGCGAACAAACTGCTTTAGATTACGCTTCTCGCACTCCGGGTATCATGCACGCCTGCGGTCATGATGTTCATACAACTGTTGGTTTGGGAACCGCAATGGTACTGTCTCAGATAGCTGAGGAATTACCTGGTAAAGTCAGGTTCTTATTTCAATCCGCTGAGGAAATTGCTCAAGGGGCTAACTGGATGGTAGCTGATGGAGCCATGAAAGATGTTTCGGGTATACTGAGCGTTCATGTTTTTCCATCCATACCTGCAGGTTCTATTGGTGTCCGGTATGGCGCACTCACTGCAGCAGCGGATGATTTAGAAATTATCATTATTGGGGAATCAGGACATGGTGCTCGACCTCATGAGGCGGTTGATGCTATTTGGATCGCTTCACAAGTGATAACCTCCCTGCAACAAGCCATCAGCCGGACACAAAATCCCTTACGTCCTGTAGTTGTCACGATTGGAAAGATTGAGGGTGGTAGAGCGCCAAATATCATTTCTGATAAAGTACAGTTACTGGGAACCGTGCGTTCTCTGCATCCCGAAACCCGCGCCAATCTTCCAGAGTGGATTGAAAAAATCGTAAAGAGTGTTTGTCATTCTTACGGCGCAAAATATCAAGTAAATTACCGTCAAGGCGTACCGGGAGTACAAAACGATTACTTTTTGACGCAACTTCTGCAATCAGCTGCTGAAGAAGCTTGGGGTAGCGATCGCGTCCAAGTACTTCCCGAATCATCCCTTGGTGCTGAAGATTTTTCTGTCTATTTAGAACACGCTCCTGGTTCCATGTTTCGATTGGGTGTTGGCTTCAAAGATAGAATTCTAAATTACCCATTGCACCATCCCCTTTTTGATGTTGATGAATCTGCCATTATTACTGGAGTCGTTACCTTGGCATATTCTGCATATAAATACTGGCAAGAAGTTTAA
- a CDS encoding pentapeptide repeat-containing protein, whose protein sequence is MNVKIAVTTALLTCFGLAAQALAQNPQDVEQLKATNTCPRCDLTNADLTQFNLSRASLRDANLQGANLTGVNLANADLTGANLQGAVLSSANLTGASLIGANLKSASLENANLSYVGFMSANLEAANLKDAKTQFTNFRGAHFRLTTMPTGNVTSDKPYGWSLQRESPKDCNAFKLERATGTTCYTE, encoded by the coding sequence ATGAACGTAAAAATAGCTGTTACGACTGCGTTGTTAACTTGTTTTGGCTTAGCAGCACAAGCCTTGGCTCAAAATCCGCAAGATGTGGAACAGTTAAAGGCAACAAATACCTGTCCGCGTTGCGATCTCACTAATGCAGATCTCACTCAATTCAATCTCAGTAGAGCCAGTTTGAGAGACGCTAACCTACAAGGTGCTAATTTAACCGGAGTCAATCTTGCAAATGCGGATTTAACAGGTGCTAATTTGCAAGGTGCTGTGTTAAGTTCTGCCAATCTTACGGGTGCTTCATTAATCGGTGCGAATCTTAAATCAGCTTCTCTAGAAAATGCTAATCTCAGCTACGTGGGTTTTATGAGTGCTAATTTAGAAGCTGCTAATCTTAAAGACGCGAAAACACAGTTCACGAATTTTAGAGGAGCACACTTCCGCTTAACAACTATGCCCACAGGTAATGTCACTTCTGACAAACCTTATGGATGGTCATTACAGCGCGAAAGCCCTAAAGACTGTAACGCTTTTAAATTGGAACGCGCTACTGGTACAACCTGCTACACTGAGTAA